The sequence ATGGCCGATGCCACGCTGGACCTGGCCACGGTCTGGGACCAGATCCGGGAGCGGCTGGCGACCAGCCTGTCCCCGCAGCAGAACGCGATGCTGAACCTCACCCGGCCGCTGGGCCTGGTCGAGGACACCGCCGTCCTCGCCGCACCCAACGAGTTCACCCAGACGGTGCTCGAGTCGCGTATGCGCCGGGTGCTCGCCGAGGCGCTGTCCGAGCAGTTCGGCCGCGACATCCGTGTCGCCGTCCAGCTCGAGGACGCCCCTGCGGCACCGTCGGCCGACCACCGCGACGAGGAGCCCGTCCGCCGGCCCTGGTCCGCCGCCGAGGCGCAGCGGGCGGAGGAGGACCGGGCCACCCGCGACCGGGCCGACGACGGGCGCAGCGCGTTCGGCGTGCGCACCGACGTCGTCGGCACCGCCGCGCCCTGGGACCGCGGCGCGAGCGCCGAGCGGCCGGCGCGCGCCGACTTCCCCGAGGTGCGCGAGCTGCACCCCGCCGACGGACCGCAACGGCCGCCCGTGGACCGCGGCGCGCCGGAGGACTGGAGCACCACGGCCCGGGGCGCCGACGCGGCCGGTGGCGCCGGGGCCCGCGACTGGGGCGGTGCCGACGACGAGCGCAGCGCGGAGGTGCTGCCGTTCGACGTCGACGCCTCCGCCGGTGAGCAACGCCGCTCCGGCGGGGCGTCCGGTGCCCGGACGCGCCGCCCCGAGGCCGGTCGCCCCACCGGCCTCGACCCGGGCCTGAACCCCAAGTACGTCTTCGACAGTTTCGTCATCGGCAACAGCAACCGGTTCGCCCACGCCGCGGCCGTCGCCGTCGCCGAGGCACCGGCACGGGCCTACAACCCGCTGTTCATCTACGGCGAGTCCGGGCTCGGCAAGACGCACCTGCTGCACGCGATCGGCCACTACGCGGCGCGGATGTTCCCCAACGTCCGGGTGCGCTACGTGAGCACGGAGGAGTTCACCAACGAGTTCATCAACCTGGTGCACTCCGGACGGGCCGAGGAGTTCCGCCGCCGGTTCCGGGACATCGACTTCCTGCTGATCGACGACATCCAGTTCCTCGAGCGGGCCGAGCGCACGCAGGAAGAGTTCTTCCACACCTTCAACACGCTGCACAACGCCAGCAAGCAGATCGTGATCACCTCCGACCGTCCGCCCAAGAAGCTGACGACGCTGGAGGACCGGCTGCGCACCCGCTTCGAGTGGGGGCTGATCACCGACGTCCAGGCGCCGGACCTCGAGACCCGCATCGCCATCCTGCGGAAGAAGGCGTGGGGCGAGCGGCTCCAGGTCCCCGACCCGGTGCTGGAGTTCATCGCCAGCAAGGTGCAGACCAACATCCGCGAGCTCGAGGGCGCACTGATCCGCGTGACCGCGTTCGCCAGCCTGAACAAGCAGCAGGTCGACCTGCCGCTGGCCGAGCTGGTGCTCAAGGACCTCATCAGCGACGAGCAGGGCCCGCAGATCACCGCCGCCATCATCATGGCGGCCACGGCGGAGTACTT is a genomic window of Blastococcus sp. HT6-30 containing:
- the dnaA gene encoding chromosomal replication initiator protein DnaA; the protein is MADATLDLATVWDQIRERLATSLSPQQNAMLNLTRPLGLVEDTAVLAAPNEFTQTVLESRMRRVLAEALSEQFGRDIRVAVQLEDAPAAPSADHRDEEPVRRPWSAAEAQRAEEDRATRDRADDGRSAFGVRTDVVGTAAPWDRGASAERPARADFPEVRELHPADGPQRPPVDRGAPEDWSTTARGADAAGGAGARDWGGADDERSAEVLPFDVDASAGEQRRSGGASGARTRRPEAGRPTGLDPGLNPKYVFDSFVIGNSNRFAHAAAVAVAEAPARAYNPLFIYGESGLGKTHLLHAIGHYAARMFPNVRVRYVSTEEFTNEFINLVHSGRAEEFRRRFRDIDFLLIDDIQFLERAERTQEEFFHTFNTLHNASKQIVITSDRPPKKLTTLEDRLRTRFEWGLITDVQAPDLETRIAILRKKAWGERLQVPDPVLEFIASKVQTNIRELEGALIRVTAFASLNKQQVDLPLAELVLKDLISDEQGPQITAAIIMAATAEYFSVTMEELQGTNRSRTLVNARQIAMYLCRELTELSLPRIGASFGGKDHTTVMHAVKKITNLMSERRATYTQVTELTARIKSRARQ